In Sporocytophaga myxococcoides DSM 11118, one DNA window encodes the following:
- a CDS encoding glycosyl hydrolase family 18 protein, protein MNYRKLLFYKVLFVLSFSFNFRAFSQIPKPALVGYWQNWSTGLKLTDVHDAYNVIQLAFGTTEGSSLSKITFSLPWDYEKNSFMTDIDALHSKGKVVILSLGGGNDPIRLDNEEAKQEFINSVIYILQSYNYKFDGIDIDFESSSMAFGNSWTMDDPAPAQTNLIEAIKTLMIDYQNATGKKMLLTMAPETVYLMGALSSYQINNLNGGAMLPIIEQLKDDIDLLHCQYYNAGGAGGGTFAIDGIIYYDDSDPDYITSMTESIIKGFPLLKNKGVYNGFPSSKVAIGLPAKSNSCNLGTGSGYNSPEDVCRAVKYIQGKISKPSDFTYTLTSSYPDLAGLMTWSINKDRNICEGVYAFAENFSCTFQGLTALQNEFYKNNGIVLYPNPASDYIDLSFEIDLYGVTNFDIIDVNGEVVYQENLISGENNYNLDISNFKPGLYFLRILSNNVKLNKRFVKY, encoded by the coding sequence ATGAATTACAGAAAACTGCTGTTTTATAAAGTTCTTTTCGTGCTCTCATTTAGTTTTAACTTCAGGGCATTCTCTCAGATTCCTAAACCTGCATTGGTGGGCTATTGGCAGAACTGGTCAACAGGCCTTAAACTAACTGATGTTCATGATGCTTACAATGTGATACAGCTAGCCTTTGGCACTACTGAAGGTTCTTCGTTATCCAAGATCACATTCAGTCTGCCATGGGATTATGAAAAGAATTCATTTATGACAGATATTGATGCACTCCATTCAAAAGGAAAGGTTGTAATATTAAGCCTGGGGGGAGGCAATGATCCCATCAGGCTGGATAATGAGGAAGCGAAACAGGAATTTATAAATTCTGTGATCTATATTCTTCAAAGTTATAATTATAAATTCGATGGTATCGATATAGATTTTGAATCAAGCTCAATGGCTTTTGGAAATTCGTGGACTATGGATGATCCTGCACCTGCTCAGACAAACCTTATAGAGGCAATAAAGACACTGATGATTGATTACCAAAATGCTACTGGTAAAAAGATGTTATTGACAATGGCGCCTGAGACAGTTTACCTGATGGGAGCATTGAGTTCTTATCAGATTAATAATCTTAACGGAGGTGCCATGTTACCTATTATCGAGCAATTAAAAGACGATATAGACTTGCTTCATTGCCAGTATTACAATGCAGGTGGAGCAGGTGGAGGTACTTTTGCAATTGACGGAATAATCTATTACGATGATAGTGATCCGGATTATATCACTTCCATGACAGAAAGTATTATTAAAGGTTTTCCTTTGTTGAAGAACAAAGGTGTTTATAATGGTTTTCCATCATCTAAGGTAGCGATTGGCCTTCCAGCCAAATCAAACAGTTGTAATCTGGGAACAGGCAGTGGTTATAATAGCCCTGAAGATGTATGCAGAGCTGTGAAGTATATACAAGGGAAAATATCAAAACCTTCGGATTTCACCTATACACTTACTTCTTCATATCCAGATCTGGCAGGGCTTATGACCTGGTCGATCAATAAAGACAGGAATATATGTGAAGGAGTTTATGCATTTGCTGAGAATTTTTCTTGTACTTTCCAGGGATTAACAGCATTGCAAAATGAGTTTTATAAAAATAACGGAATTGTTCTTTACCCAAATCCTGCCTCTGATTATATAGACTTAAGCTTTGAAATCGATTTATATGGAGTAACCAACTTTGATATAATCGATGTTAATGGAGAAGTAGTGTACCAGGAAAACCTAATATCAGGAGAGAATAATTATAATTTGGATATCAGCAATTTTAAACCTGGTCTTTACTTTCTTCGGATCCTTTCCAACAATGTGAAGTTGAACAAACGTTTTGTAAAATACTGA
- a CDS encoding FAD-binding protein produces MNLPEGIEPLELGKWENIHQNFTHTFKKHTSFKLRLPESAPDGTAKYRATTSNFQWLIKYALENNIQLRAMGSGWSFSDVAISEGGVIDTKSLRLTFNMGKSFIDEAWFGQGKKPENLFFTQCGVSILDLNEKLEKESNPKRSLRASGNSNGQTIAGATSTGTHGGAFKLGAVHDTIVGLHIITGPDSHVWLERSSNPVASDNFIQWLGAELIRDDDAFNAAVVSFGSFGFIHGVLLEVEPVFLLEQHKLPNVPYADAVKKLINQRDFSGIASLLPYPQSPDQPQIYHLDVVVNPHSFEPDNETKGVYLRLIYKLQYREDYTKIPRDENGFYYGDDTLGLIQKVLDAAGPLADHIIPPLVNKLFPLAYAVTDPLTGTVGETFRNTAYRGKLASFAFCIDSEHTSKVLEAVIKINKENPFSGAIGFRFVKGTKALLGFTRFEKSCVMELDGMDSRITRAFFINTCQKLDELGVPFTLHWGKLNYNMTPQMVRKMYGEERINKWMKIRKSLLGESMNVFNNQFLERIGLDKDPDAIV; encoded by the coding sequence ATGAATCTACCTGAAGGAATTGAGCCTCTAGAGCTGGGAAAGTGGGAAAATATACATCAGAACTTTACCCATACTTTTAAAAAGCATACAAGTTTTAAATTACGTCTTCCTGAATCTGCTCCGGATGGTACAGCCAAATACAGGGCTACCACATCAAATTTTCAATGGCTTATCAAATATGCGTTGGAGAATAACATTCAGCTAAGAGCTATGGGGAGCGGATGGTCATTCTCTGATGTGGCCATATCAGAAGGTGGAGTAATAGATACCAAGTCTCTGAGGCTTACATTTAATATGGGAAAATCATTTATTGATGAGGCTTGGTTTGGGCAGGGAAAGAAACCTGAGAATCTTTTTTTTACCCAATGTGGAGTAAGTATACTTGATCTGAATGAAAAGCTGGAAAAAGAAAGTAACCCGAAACGTTCGCTCAGAGCTTCAGGTAACAGTAACGGTCAAACTATTGCAGGAGCCACGTCTACAGGTACTCACGGAGGTGCTTTTAAACTGGGGGCAGTACATGATACTATAGTCGGGCTTCATATTATTACGGGGCCAGACTCTCATGTGTGGCTGGAAAGAAGTTCAAACCCTGTTGCTTCTGATAATTTTATTCAATGGCTTGGAGCAGAACTTATAAGGGACGATGATGCATTTAATGCAGCAGTGGTGAGTTTCGGAAGCTTTGGATTTATACATGGTGTATTGCTTGAAGTGGAGCCTGTATTTCTTCTTGAACAACACAAGCTTCCAAATGTACCTTATGCTGATGCCGTTAAAAAGCTTATCAATCAAAGAGATTTTTCAGGTATTGCTTCACTGTTACCCTATCCGCAGAGCCCGGATCAGCCTCAGATATATCATCTTGACGTTGTAGTAAATCCTCATAGTTTTGAACCAGATAATGAAACAAAAGGAGTATACCTTCGTCTGATTTATAAATTGCAATACAGGGAAGATTATACTAAAATCCCTAGAGATGAAAATGGCTTTTATTATGGTGACGATACGTTGGGACTCATACAAAAAGTGCTTGATGCAGCAGGACCGTTAGCAGATCATATTATTCCTCCTCTTGTCAATAAATTGTTTCCGCTTGCATATGCTGTTACAGATCCGCTTACGGGTACGGTAGGGGAGACATTCAGAAATACTGCATACAGAGGAAAACTTGCAAGTTTTGCATTTTGTATAGATTCAGAGCATACTTCCAAAGTACTTGAAGCTGTCATCAAAATCAATAAGGAAAACCCTTTCAGCGGAGCCATAGGTTTTAGATTTGTAAAAGGTACAAAAGCATTATTAGGTTTTACAAGATTTGAAAAGAGCTGTGTCATGGAGTTAGATGGCATGGATTCTAGAATAACCAGAGCCTTTTTTATCAACACCTGTCAGAAACTGGATGAACTGGGCGTGCCCTTTACGTTACACTGGGGAAAGCTTAATTACAATATGACACCTCAGATGGTGAGAAAAATGTATGGAGAAGAGAGAATTAATAAATGGATGAAGATTAGAAAATCTCTTTTAGGGGAATCAATGAACGTTTTTAATAATCAGTTTCTTGAAAGAATCGGGTTGGATAAAGATCCTGATGCGATCGTTTAA